The genomic segment AGCCGTCTCCGTCTGCACGCCTGAGAGCACGCTCGCGACGCTCGAGATCGTCGAGGCCGAGCAGCAATCCGCCGAGCGCGGCGGCGAATGGGTGAAGCTGTAAGGGAAGCATACGGAATGATGAGCATGGGAGACCGCACAGCGATGTGCGGTCTTTTTGTCGTGCGCCGGATCGCCTCGAATGTCTTTTTTAGTTTGTGGATATGCGAAACTAGGGCCCATCGCAAGGCCTGGCGCGGTGTTTTCCGACAACCGTTCCGATGGGCCCTCTTATCGATGTCCGCGTCGTTTCTTCGCCGCTATGCCGCAATGCCTGCAAAAATACATCTTTTTTTGTCGATATCGTCACTTGGGCACAAAATAAATGCAAAAACGCAGTTATTTCCCTGCGTAAGCGGGATTTGAGGCTCACGCTTTGAATATACCTGCATATTTGCAGGAATTTAATCCAGTGTCGCAACTTGGTTGAAAATAGATGTACAGACGGCTAGGCCCCCTAAAACTGGAGTCATACCCTACAATGATTCCAATTTCATAGCGCAGCTCGTTATTTCAAGCGATTACACCGATCTGTAAAAGGCTGAAGCATCGTCCAATGTCTTAACCCACGCTGCGAACGCTGTTGGAGCCATGTTTTTTAGGCTGCCGTGCATCTTACGGTTGTTATAAAAATCCATGAATTGGTCGAACGCTTCATAAGCTTCCTCCAGCGTCATGAATGTACGATTGCTAAACAAACAACGCTCAAGGATGCTGTGGAAAGACTCGATGTAGGCATTCATATTCGGTGTCCGCGGCGGAATCCGTTCATGGACCATGTCCCAGCACTCGCACATGTCTTGAAACAGCTTGCTGACGAACTGGGGGCCGTTGTCCGTGCGGATGATAGGCAGTGCTTCACCCGGCTGAAGGCGCTGCTGCAGCGCGATCCCCAGGGTCTGCACCGCGTGCTTGGCCTCGCAAACAGGGCCGCGGTATTGCCCTACGACGACGCGGTCGAACACGTCGATGATGCTGAGTACGAAAAAGAAACGCTCCTGACCCAAGGCATAGCCATATTTGATATCCATTTGCCAAAGTTGATTCGATGCGGTGATGGTGTGATTTCTCGGCAATCGCCGAGGATGCGTCTGTAGGCGTTGCCGCTTTTTTTGAAGAATGCCGAGTGCCTTGCACATGCGATAAGCCTTTTTCTTGTTCAGCTTCACCCCGTACTGCTTGCGAATACAGCGCGCTAACAGCTTATAGCCATAGACGTGCTCTTCGCCCTCCAGCAGTAGCAACAGCCATTCCTGGATTTGCTCGTCGCAGACTTTCTCGCCCGATTCGTTGTAGGCGTATCCGGGCACAGGGCGTCCCCTGCGGACCGGCTCGACGCGTTCTGCGTCAGGCTGAGCGGCACGCTTACGCCGCTCATAATAGGTGGACTCATTCAACTCGAGAATGCGCAGAACCCGTGCTACAGGCTCCCCCCGTTTAATAAATGGTTCTGCTACTTCGAATTTTTCGGATAAACGGGGGTTGTTTTTTTTAGCAGTTCACGCAGAATTTCAATTTCGAGTTCTTTTTCACCAAGCGCTTTAACCGCTCTGTCATACCGCTGCTCGACTTCCTGCAACCGCTGGATTTCTTGCAAATGCTCGTCTGCCGAGGGAATGTCCTCCGGTGGAATAAAGTCACGATGCTCGCGTATCCACAAACGAATGGTTTCGGGGTGAATGTCGTACATGCGAGCAAGCACCCCCACCTTAACCCCAGCCAATGCTTCCTTAACAATTCTAAGCCGTGTTTCTTCCTTTAACCTTTTTCCCATCCCGCTCATCTCCCTTATCCCTAGTTTAAATCATTGTAGGGGGGGACTCCAATTCGATTAGGGGGCCTAGGAGCAGATGCAGGTTTTTCGATTCGCGAAACCTCCGAAAAGCGCCGGCACGCCGAAAGCGCGCTTAACGAGCCGTTGTTTCGCCGCTGTCCCAATCCGGAAGGAACCTGAAAAAGCGCTGCCTGGGCACAAAATGCCCGGCAGCGCTTTTTCGGTTTATTTCTGCTCTTCCAGCCAATCGACGATGGCCTGCGCGGCGGCCTCCGGCGTCTGGCTGCCGGCGTCCACTTTGCAGTGATGTCTCTCGTAGATGGCCTGGCGCGAATCGTAGAGCGCCTTGATCTCCTCGTCCGTCTTGTTTTGCAGGATCGGACGGCTATCCCGGATAAGCGGCAGTCTCGTCTTCCATTGCTCCCAAGGAATATCCATCAAAAAGACAGCCGCGTTCGCCATGCAAAGATCGCGGATCTCTTCTTGCAGGAAGGCCCCTCCGCCAAGCGACAGAACGGCGCCGCGCTGCTGAAGGCACAGTTCGCTGATATACTCTTTTTCCATCCGGCGAAACGCCCCTTCGCCCAACGTTCTGAAAATCTCGGTAACCGGCATCCCCTGCTCCGCAGCTATAAGCTCGTCTACGTCGATGAATTCGCGGGAAAGCTTGGCCGCGAGCGCCTTGCCGATCGTTGTCTTGCCCGCGCCCATAAACCCGATCAATACGATATTGCGTTCGTGGTACGGCTTGGACTGTTGCGCTTGCATGAACTGGATCACTCTTTTCCGTTGACAGTTATCCCTTAATTATAGCGATATGCCGATAGCCCGCCAATTAAAATAAGGAATATTCAGAAACAGTGTTGCATATATACTGTTTATATAATACACTGTGTACATGATATACAGTTATTCGAATGAAGAGAGGAGCCTCACCGATGAAATTTGCCATTGAGGTCAAGGACTTGCGCAAAAGCTTCGGCGAACAAACGGTGCTCGGCGGTGTCGACATCGCCGTTCCGGAAGGCCAGATCTACGCGCTGCTCGGACCTAACGGCGCAGGCAAGACGACGCTCATCAACATCCTGACGACGCTCGTGGCGGCGGACGGCGGCAGCGCTCGGATCGCCGGCTACGACGTCGCCGCCGAGAGCGGCAAGGTCAAGCAGTCGATCAGCCTGACGGGTCAGTTCGCGGCGGTCGACGAGATGCTGACCGCCGAAGAAAATCTGCGGATGATGTGCAGACTCTCCGGCATGAAAAGCGCAGAGGCCAAGCGGAGGTCGTCGGAGCTGCTGAAGCAGTTCGATCTGGCTGCGTCGGCTCGCAAGCGCGTCAAAACGTATTCGGGCGGGATGCGCAGGCGGGTCGACCTGGCGATCAGTCTCGTGGCAAGCCGGCCGGTGCTGTTCCTCGACGAGCCGACGACCGGTCTCGACACGGTGAGCCGTCGCGCCCTGTGGGACATCATCGAACGGCTGAAGGCGTCGGGCATGACCATTTTCTTAACGACGCAATATTTGGAGGAAGCCGATCAGCTTGCGGATCGGATCGGCGTCATTAACGGCGGCCGCATCGTGGCGGAAGGCACGGCCGCGGAATTAAAAGCCCGGATCGGCGGCGAAGTCATCGAGCTGACGAACGAACGGGAGCAATGGAGCCGCACGATCGCGACGACCGGATCGGCGCAGGATATCGGACGGATCCTGAGCGGCCTCTCCCCCGCATTGCCCCCGGATACGCAAGTGACGATTCGAAGACCGAGCATGGACGATGTATTTATCGCATTGACCCGCCAATCATCGGAGGTGTCCGTATCGTGAACAGATCCGTTTCTCCGCTTGCCCCGCCTTCATTTGCCGCGACCAATGCCGTCTTTATCCGCCGGAGCCTGACGCTCAGCCTTCGCAATACCGAATCGCTCATGATGGCCATTATCCTGCCGGTCATGCTCATGTTAATGTTCACCTACGTATTCGGCGGCGCAATCGATCCTGGAGGCGACTATGCCAACTATGTCGTACCGGGCATCATCCTGTTGTGCGCAGGTTACGGCGCGGCGACGACGGCGGTCGACGTATCCACGGACATGACGAACGGCATCATCGACCGATTCCGCACGATGCCGATCCGCAGCCTGTCGGTCGTCACGGGCCATGTCGCCGCGAGCCTCGCGCGCAATCTGGTTGCAACAGGCGTCGTTATCGGCGTGGCGCTGCTCGTCGGCTTCCGGCCGAACGGCTCTCTCCTCGAGTGGCTGGCCGCGCTCGGCGTCATCGTCCTGTTCATCCTCACGCTCACCTGGCTTTACGCCGCCATCGGCCTCGTCGCCGGCAGTCCCTCGGCCGCGAGCGGCTACGGCTTTATCTTGCTTTTCCTCCCCTACCTCTCCAGCGCGTTCGTGCCGATCGACACGATGCCGCATTGGCTTCGCGGCGTCGCGAGCCACCAACCGATCACGCCGCTCATCGAGACGATCCGCGGCCTGCTGCTAGGCACGCCGATCGGAGATCACGCCTGGATCGGTGCCGTCTGGTGCGCGGCACTTATACTCATCGCGCTGGTCTGGTGCGGCATC from the Cohnella hashimotonis genome contains:
- a CDS encoding IS3 family transposase; amino-acid sequence: MKRGEPVARVLRILELNESTYYERRKRAAQPDAERVEPVRRGRPVPGYAYNESGEKVCDEQIQEWLLLLLEGEEHVYGYKLLARCIRKQYGVKLNKKKAYRMCKALGILQKKRQRLQTHPRRLPRNHTITASNQLWQMDIKYGYALGQERFFFVLSIIDVFDRVVVGQYRGPVCEAKHAVQTLGIALQQRLQPGEALPIIRTDNGPQFVSKLFQDMCECWDMVHERIPPRTPNMNAYIESFHSILERCLFSNRTFMTLEEAYEAFDQFMDFYNNRKMHGSLKNMAPTAFAAWVKTLDDASAFYRSV
- a CDS encoding transposase codes for the protein MGKRLKEETRLRIVKEALAGVKVGVLARMYDIHPETIRLWIREHRDFIPPEDIPSADEHLQEIQRLQEVEQRYDRAVKALGEKELEIEILRELLKKTTPVYPKNSK
- a CDS encoding shikimate kinase, encoding MQAQQSKPYHERNIVLIGFMGAGKTTIGKALAAKLSREFIDVDELIAAEQGMPVTEIFRTLGEGAFRRMEKEYISELCLQQRGAVLSLGGGAFLQEEIRDLCMANAAVFLMDIPWEQWKTRLPLIRDSRPILQNKTDEEIKALYDSRQAIYERHHCKVDAGSQTPEAAAQAIVDWLEEQK
- a CDS encoding ATP-binding cassette domain-containing protein yields the protein MKFAIEVKDLRKSFGEQTVLGGVDIAVPEGQIYALLGPNGAGKTTLINILTTLVAADGGSARIAGYDVAAESGKVKQSISLTGQFAAVDEMLTAEENLRMMCRLSGMKSAEAKRRSSELLKQFDLAASARKRVKTYSGGMRRRVDLAISLVASRPVLFLDEPTTGLDTVSRRALWDIIERLKASGMTIFLTTQYLEEADQLADRIGVINGGRIVAEGTAAELKARIGGEVIELTNEREQWSRTIATTGSAQDIGRILSGLSPALPPDTQVTIRRPSMDDVFIALTRQSSEVSVS
- a CDS encoding ABC transporter permease, coding for MNRSVSPLAPPSFAATNAVFIRRSLTLSLRNTESLMMAIILPVMLMLMFTYVFGGAIDPGGDYANYVVPGIILLCAGYGAATTAVDVSTDMTNGIIDRFRTMPIRSLSVVTGHVAASLARNLVATGVVIGVALLVGFRPNGSLLEWLAALGVIVLFILTLTWLYAAIGLVAGSPSAASGYGFILLFLPYLSSAFVPIDTMPHWLRGVASHQPITPLIETIRGLLLGTPIGDHAWIGAVWCAALILIALVWCGIAFRKRAGRR